The following DNA comes from Riemerella anatipestifer ATCC 11845 = DSM 15868.
TCTTTTTTAAGCCAATTAACTAGATTTTTTCTCCAAATTAAATCCACTTTTAGAGAGAGAGCTCTATTTAGAAAATCATACTGTGGAGCTATATTATCAAACATAGCTTCTACTTCTTTTTTCTTTCCTGCTTCGGTGTTATATGGAGTAACTTGTGTTTTCAATTTTAATGTTTTTTAAAATTTATAATATTCGTTATAATAATTTAGAAAATCTTGTTTTCTGAATAGCTTGGTTCTCGACTCTACTTTCTGTATGTTTTTTACCACAGCATCGTAATCTTCGTCTACATTATAATAGAAATCTTCTATGTATAGTTTGTTGTAATGGGTTACATCACCTAGATAATCTTTATCATCTATTACGGTTTTTCCGTGAGATAATAAAAGTGAATCCTTGTTAGGAATATAGCCATAAAACTGTCTATTAACATAATAATCTTGATGAGCGATATTAAGTAAACCTCTTAATTTATTTACTTGAAAAGCAGAGTCGTAAATGATTTTTTTGTTATTATCAAAAACCTGAATGCTGTTTTTACCTTTAGATAAATCTACTTGTACAGATTGCCCTGCACTTATAATCTGTTCAGAACCATTATTTATTTTAAAATAATAAGTGTTAGGCGTTGGGTTATCTACCAAATAGTAATTTTTCTTAGCCAAGAAAAAAAAGTAAATAGCAAAGGCTAAAATAACCGCAAGAAAGGAAAAAATAAACCCTTTTACAGGAGCAGATAAATTCATAATCTTAAAAATTTACAGCCACAAAGGTAACATAAAACCACGATTTGAGCAATTTTACTCTTAAAACATAAAACTCTTTCTCCAAAGTTAAAGTGTTTATCATTATAATTATTAAATTTGCAGTCTAATTTATCCAAAATACTTATGCCAAATACAGTCATTATAGGTTCAGGAAGTTGTGTACCAAGCAATATAATTAAAGGGTCAGATTTTTTAGATTCTATTTTTTTTGATGATAATAAAGAGCTGATTGATAAACCTGTACAGGAAGTTATAGACAAATTTGTAGAAATTACAGAAATAGAAGAACGGCGTTATAGTAATCTAGAAGAGTATAACTCTGACTTAGGACTAAAGGCTTCTCTAGAGGCTTTGGAGGACGCTGGTATAGATAAAGAAGAACTAGATTATATTATTTACGCAAGTAATTTTGGTGAGGTAAGTAATAGTGGTGTTTCTGATTTTATGCCTAGTATGTCTGCAAGACTAAAGAATAAATTAGGGATTAAAAATCTTAGTTGTATCAATTATGATATGATATTTGGTTGCCCAGGCTGGGTAGAAGCTATGATTTTGGCGGATAGCCTTATTAAGGCAGGGAGAGCTAAATATATTTTGGTTGTAGGCGGGGATACTCTAAGTAAAGTAACCGACCCTTACGATAGAAATAAAATGATTTTTGCTGATGGTGCTGGTGCTGTAGTGGTAAAGGCTGACGAAAGTAAAGATAAAGGCATTATTGCGGATAGTACTTTGTGTTTTAATGGGGAGGAACTAAGTTATTTAGAAAACTCGTCTTCGTTGAATCCAAATGTACCACAAGACAAAAATTATATCAGAATGCGTGGGAGAAAAATTTATGAATTTGCTCTCAAATATGTCCCAGATGCCATAAAATCTACAATAGATAAAGCAGGATTAAGCATTCAGGACATTGATAAAATTTTAATTCATCAAGCTAATGCTAAGATGGATCATGCTATTATTTCTCGTTTGCATCGCCTTTACGGAATGAAAACCTATGATGAGGCAATAGCACCAATGACGATTCAGAAATTTGGTAATTCTTCCGTGGCTACTGTACCTACAATGTATAATCTTATCAAGAAAGGGAAGCTAGGTAATCATCAATTTAAACAAGGAGGATACATTGTGTTCGCTTCTGTAGGAGCAGGAATGAATATCAATGCAATTCTTTATAAAATGGACTAAACTTCTGTTATTATGAAACTGATTATCAAACTTCTTATTGTAGCGGTAAGTGCCTTTGTACTTCAGTATGTACTATCTGGAGTGCATATTGCTTCATTTGGCACTGCGGTGATATTTGCAATTATTTTAGGTCTATTAGACATCACAGTAAAACCTATCTTGAAAATTTTAGGTTTTCCATTAACTATTATTACTTTGGGTTTATTTTCGTTAGTCATTAACGCCTGTATTATGCTTTTAGCAGAATATCTAGTCAATGGGGTTGTTATTGATAGTTTTTGGTGGGCATTAGGTTTTAGTATTGCTTTGTCTGTCGTTACTTCTGTGCTTAATGACTTGTTTTTGAGTAAGAAATAATATTTTTTTACTTCGTATAGAATAATATAGTTTCCAGCAAAGCATCTGTACATACAGGGCAGAAATTTTCTGGAGTGTTAGACTTCATTCTGCAATCTTGTACAGGGCTATATATACCTTTTGGAGTGTAGCCACCGCCTTCAAATACTCCAATACTATTCTTATATAACTCCGTTCTAGGCGTTGGTATAGGTGTATTTTTATTAACCTTATGCTTCCATTTTTTGCCAAAATCTACTAGAGTGGTGAGGTTAGGTTCCCAAGGTTCTATTTTTAAATTATATAAATCGGTAGTTCCACCAGAGTTGTTGTAATATTCATCTCCGAGACCAGCAAAGCCGTGTCCAAATTCGTGCACAAATACTTTTTCAGATAAGTAGTTATCCGCTGATACCAAGTTAATCACATTATAAAAACCACCGCCACCATATCTTGGTGTATTTACGATAACAAAAATTTGGTCATAAGGTACATTGGCAGCTATATCTGAAATTTTAAAAGAGGATAAAGTAGTAAGATAGCGAGGCTCTCCGAAGGTATAAAAATGAGAGTTTAAAATGGTGTTTTTATAAATATTTTCTCCAGAAATATCCGTTCCAGACTCTTGGGAGGGCGACTCTATGGTATATACATTAAAATGATTTCTATTTGATTTAAAAGGCTCTACGCTCATCATATAATCAATAAAGCGTTGAGCGTCTTTTTTAAATTTAGACATTTCTTCGGTGGTGTAGCCTTCTGCTAGAATGGCGATATCTACTGCATTTTGTGGAGGTTTATGACCGTAAATTTTAGTTGAAGGATAGAAAGAAGGCGTTTCTTTAACAATATCAAATTGATTAGGATTGATGGCTTCTGTAAGAAGATTAGAAAACGAACCATCTCTTTCTCTAGACTGTACTTCAATAATAATGTTTTGTTTAGGGAAAGGTATGGTGAAAGTGTTTTCAAAAGACTTGTATTTGTTTTTAGCTTCTTCGGTGGCTTGCCATTCGCTGAATATGGGGCTGAAGCCTTTAGAAAAAATCATTTTTTTGGAAAGCTCATCTTTTATCACAATTCTATAGTTCCCCAAATCTGGAAAAATAAGCTGTGCCGAAGTCCCACCACCGTAGTGAGGTTCTTTTTTTAGTTGATGTATGGTAGCTGTTTTGTAGGTATGGTTACCTGCGAGTAACAAATCTATGCGGAGACTTCCACTAGTGAAATAATCATCAAAATTAAGAGCTTGTGCCATACTCATCTGTGATAAGATAAGCATTGTTATAATGAGTAGATGGTATTTTATTTTCATAAAAGTAGAATATGCTTCACACAAAGTAATGAAAAAATCCTCAAATAACTTTAAAAAACAGATGTCTTATTTTTTAATCCAATCTTACTTAACTATATTTGCAAAATTATAATATATCTGATTATGAAATGTGGAATTGTAGGTTTGCCTAATGTAGGAAAATCAACCTTGTTTAACTGTCTTAGTAATGCAAAAGCACAGAGTGCTAACTATCCTTTCTGTACCATAGAGCCTAACTTAGGAACGGTATCTGTACCAGACCAGAGATTGTTTGAGTTGGAAAAATTGGTTAATCCAGAGCGAGTTCTTCCTGCAGTGGTGGAGATAGTGGATATAGCGGGACTGGTTAAAGGAGCGAGTAGAGGAGAAGGTTTAGGTAATCAGTTTTTGGCAAATATCCGTGAGTGTGAGGCTATTATCCATGTATTGAGATGTTTTGATAATGGGAATATCGTGCACGTAGAAGGTTCGGTGGACCCATTAAGAGATAAAGAAATTATAGATATAGAGCTACAACTAAAAGACATAGAAACTCTAACTAAAGCGGTAGAAAAAGCTAAAAAGTTTATAAAATCAGGGAAGAAAGAGGATGTTTTAAAATACGAAACATTAAAAAATATCTTAGAGTTTGTAGAAAGCGGAAGAAATGCTCGTGAGTTTGAAACTGACGATATTACCCAGCTTATTATAGACGAAATACAATTATTAACTAAAAAGCCTGTGCTTTATCTTTGTAATGTAGATGAAAACTCTATTAAAAATGGTAATGAATGGATAAGTAAAGTGGAGGAAATAGCTCAAAAAGAAGGAGCGGAAGTGTTGGCTTTGGCAGCACAGATAGAGGCAGATATTAATGAGCTAGAAACCTACGAAGAACGCCAAATGTTCTCAGAAGAGTTAGGGCTAGAAGAGCCAGGAGTTAACCGTCTTATCCGTAAAGCGTATGAACTTTTAAAGTTGCAAACTTATTTCACAGCAGGCGTAAAAGAGGTAAGAGCATGGACGATAGGTAAAGGTTGGACGGCGCCTCAAGCGGCAGGAGTTATCCATACTGATTTTGAGAAAGGGTTTATCCGTGCGGAAGTAATTAAGTACGAAGATTTCATCAATTACGGTTCGGAAGCTAAGGTAAAAGAAGCAGGTAAACTTTCTGTGGAAGGTAAAGAATATGTGGTACAAGACGGTGATATTATGCATTTTAGATTTAATGTTTAATATCTAAATCAAATAATAAAAAAATCCTCATAACTTAGTTGTGAGGATTTTTTGTTTTTAATTATGATGTTGTTTACTAGCCTAATTTCTGTGCATCAGCTACAAACTGTGCTAGACCATTATCCGTTAAAGGGTGTTTAAGTAAACTCAATATAGGAGCTAAAGGAGAAGTGATAACATCAGCACCTATCTTAGCACAATCTATAATGTGCATAGAGTGTCTTATAGAAGCGGCTAGAATTTCAGTTTCAAACATATAGTTATCATATATAGTTCTGATTTCTTCTATTAAATTAAGTCCGTCAGTAGAGATGTCGTCCAGTCTTCCCAAGAAAGGCGATACATAAGTCGCTCCCGCCTTAGCTGCTAAAAGAGCTTGTCCTGCCGAAAATATTAAAGTGCAGTTAGTCTTAATACCTTTATCAGAAAAATACTTTATAGCTTTTATCCCGTCTTTTATCATTGGTATTTTTACCACGATATTAGGGTGGATGGCTACTAGTTCTTCGCCTTCTTTTATCATTTCTTCATAAGTTGTAGAAAGTACCTCTGCCGAAATATCTCCGTCTACCAGTTCGCAAATAGTTTTGTAGTGGTTAATTATAGCTTCTTTCCCTTGTATACCTTCTTTAGCCATTAGGGAAGGATTGGTAGTTACGCCATCTAAAATACCTAGATTTTTAGCTTCTTTAATTTGTTCAAGATTAGCGGTGTCAATAAAAAATTTCATTTTTAAATTAGATTTTTGTTTCAGCAAAGATAGTAATTTAATGTAAGAAGTCTAGTCAAATTTAGGGTTGATTGTAATCCCAATCTTATTTTTTTTATTATTTTTGTTGCTAAATAAAATAATTATGTCATACGGATTATTAAAAGGAAAAAAGGGAATTATATTTGGAGCTCTTAACGAGCAATCTATCGCTTGGAAAGTAGCAGAAAGATGTCATGAAGAAGGTGCTGAATTTATCTTATCTAATGCACCTATCGCTATGAGAATGGGAGAATTAAACGCTTTGGCAGAAAAAACAGGAGCCGAAGTAATAGGGGCAGACGCTACTTCTATGGAAGATTTAGAAAAACTTTTTGATGCTGCGATAGAAAAATTTGGAAAGCTAGATTTTATTTTACACTCTATAGGAATGTCGGTTAATGTAAGAAAAGGAAAACCTTATACTGACCTTAATTATAGCTTTTTAGAAAAAGGTTGGGATGTGTCGGCGGTTTCTTTCCATAAAGTTATGAAAACCGCTTGGGATAAAGATTGTATGAACGAGTGGGGCTCTATTTTAGCACTTTCTTACATTGCAGCTCAGAGAACTTTCCCAGACTATAACGATATGGCAGATAACAAATCTTATTTGGAGAGTATTGCGAGAAGCTTTGGGTACTATTGGGGTGAAAGAAAAGTAAGAGTAAACACCATATCACAATCTCCAACACCTACAACAGCAGGAAGTGGGGTAAAAGGCTTTGGCGGTTTCTTGGGTTATGCAGAAGATATGTCTCCACTAGGTAACGCAACAGCTTTAGATTGTGCTAACTACTGCGTAGCTATGTTTTCTGATTTAACAAGAAAGGTAACGATGCAAAATCTTTTCAACGATGGAGGATTTAGCAATACTGGGGTTTCTCAGAAGATAGTGGATAGGTATGACGAAAGTAAAGAAGATTAATCTACTATACTTGAAATAAAAGTAATACCGAGGCCAGATACTAAAGTTTCGGTATTTCGTTTTAACCATTCCCAAATTAAATTAACGATGAAAAAAGTCTTATCTTTGTGTGTTGCTTTATTAGCAATTTTATCATTAACTAATTGTAATCCTATATACAAAAAAATGAATATCGAAAAAGAATTTTACAACGCTCTTCCAGAGGGTGTTTATGCAAAAATGGAAACTTCTAAAGGAAGTATGATTATCCAGTTTAACGACAAAGAATCTCCTGTAACTGTAGCTAACTTTGTTGGATTAGCACAAGGTACAATAGAAAATAAAGCTAAGAAAAAAGGAGAGCCTTATTATGATGGGATTATTTTCCATAGAGTTATCAAGGATTTTATGATTCAAGGAGGAGACCCTACTGGAACGGGAATGGGAGATCCTGGTTATAAATTTGATGACGAGAAGAATGACCTAAAGCATGAGGGTAAAGGTTATCTATCCATGGCTAATTCTGGTCCTAACACCAATGGTTCTCAGTTTTTTATTACAGAAGTGGCTACACCTTGGTTAGATGGTAGGCATACGGTGTTTGGTAAAGTGATACAAGGTTTAGAAGTTATAGATGCTATTGCTAATGTAGAAAAAGGAGCACAAGATAAGCCAAAGCAAGATGTAGTAATACAAAAGGTAGAGGTTTTCACTAAAGGTGATTCTTACAAAAACTATGATGCAGCAAAAATATTTAATGAAGGTAAGTCTAAAATCCAAGAAAGAAATAAAGCTTACATAGCTAAAAAAGAAGCAGAGGCAGCTAAGAAGTTAGAAGAGTTAAAGGCAGGAATGACAGCTACAGCGTCTGGACTTTTATATAAAATTACAAAATCTACTGAAGGTAAAGCTCCTAAAGCAGGTGATATGGTGGCAGTACACTATGCAGGAAGATTAACTAACGGGCAAGAGTTTGATAACTCTTTTAAAAGAGGAGAACCAATAGAGTTTCCTGTGGGGACTGGTAGAGTAATTAAAGGTTGGGACGAAGGTATTATGCTTCTTAAAGAAGGCGAGCAAGCAACATTGCTTATCCCATCTAATTTGGCTTATGGAGAAAGAGGTGCAGGAGGTGTTATTCCACCTAATGCGTGGCTATTATTTGATGTAGAATTGGTTAAAGTTAAATAACTTACATTTTATTCTCAGATATTAAGGGCTTGGTGGTTTTCATCAAGCCCTTAATTTGTTATAAATCTGATGATTAGTTTCTATGTGGAATTTATTTTGTATGTTTTGCATATTATTTATAATATTGATTATTATTGATTTAACTTAAATTTAACATTTAATTATTATGCATGCATAGTATTTGTATTATATTTGAAGTACAAAGTTTTTAGATATAAAAATGGAATCAAATAAAGACAAAATAGAAAACATAGATTTAATACTTAAATCCACTTGGTTAGCTGTTTCTAGAATGTATTCGGAGAAAGCTCAAGAGCATGATTCAACTACTGTACAGGCACTTACTTTGCTGAAAATAGACCCAAAGAACGGAACTAGAAGCACCAATTTAGGTCCTAAAATGGCGATAGAACCCACTTCGCTTACAAGGATTATTAAACTATTGGAGGATAATGGCTATATCTACAAGGATAAATCTTCTGTAGATAAAAGAGAAGTTA
Coding sequences within:
- a CDS encoding M64 family metallopeptidase; translation: MKIKYHLLIITMLILSQMSMAQALNFDDYFTSGSLRIDLLLAGNHTYKTATIHQLKKEPHYGGGTSAQLIFPDLGNYRIVIKDELSKKMIFSKGFSPIFSEWQATEEAKNKYKSFENTFTIPFPKQNIIIEVQSRERDGSFSNLLTEAINPNQFDIVKETPSFYPSTKIYGHKPPQNAVDIAILAEGYTTEEMSKFKKDAQRFIDYMMSVEPFKSNRNHFNVYTIESPSQESGTDISGENIYKNTILNSHFYTFGEPRYLTTLSSFKISDIAANVPYDQIFVIVNTPRYGGGGFYNVINLVSADNYLSEKVFVHEFGHGFAGLGDEYYNNSGGTTDLYNLKIEPWEPNLTTLVDFGKKWKHKVNKNTPIPTPRTELYKNSIGVFEGGGYTPKGIYSPVQDCRMKSNTPENFCPVCTDALLETILFYTK
- a CDS encoding phage holin family protein, which produces MKLIIKLLIVAVSAFVLQYVLSGVHIASFGTAVIFAIILGLLDITVKPILKILGFPLTIITLGLFSLVINACIMLLAEYLVNGVVIDSFWWALGFSIALSVVTSVLNDLFLSKK
- the ychF gene encoding redox-regulated ATPase YchF; protein product: MKCGIVGLPNVGKSTLFNCLSNAKAQSANYPFCTIEPNLGTVSVPDQRLFELEKLVNPERVLPAVVEIVDIAGLVKGASRGEGLGNQFLANIRECEAIIHVLRCFDNGNIVHVEGSVDPLRDKEIIDIELQLKDIETLTKAVEKAKKFIKSGKKEDVLKYETLKNILEFVESGRNAREFETDDITQLIIDEIQLLTKKPVLYLCNVDENSIKNGNEWISKVEEIAQKEGAEVLALAAQIEADINELETYEERQMFSEELGLEEPGVNRLIRKAYELLKLQTYFTAGVKEVRAWTIGKGWTAPQAAGVIHTDFEKGFIRAEVIKYEDFINYGSEAKVKEAGKLSVEGKEYVVQDGDIMHFRFNV
- the fsa gene encoding fructose-6-phosphate aldolase — translated: MKFFIDTANLEQIKEAKNLGILDGVTTNPSLMAKEGIQGKEAIINHYKTICELVDGDISAEVLSTTYEEMIKEGEELVAIHPNIVVKIPMIKDGIKAIKYFSDKGIKTNCTLIFSAGQALLAAKAGATYVSPFLGRLDDISTDGLNLIEEIRTIYDNYMFETEILAASIRHSMHIIDCAKIGADVITSPLAPILSLLKHPLTDNGLAQFVADAQKLG
- a CDS encoding enoyl-ACP reductase FabI — protein: MSYGLLKGKKGIIFGALNEQSIAWKVAERCHEEGAEFILSNAPIAMRMGELNALAEKTGAEVIGADATSMEDLEKLFDAAIEKFGKLDFILHSIGMSVNVRKGKPYTDLNYSFLEKGWDVSAVSFHKVMKTAWDKDCMNEWGSILALSYIAAQRTFPDYNDMADNKSYLESIARSFGYYWGERKVRVNTISQSPTPTTAGSGVKGFGGFLGYAEDMSPLGNATALDCANYCVAMFSDLTRKVTMQNLFNDGGFSNTGVSQKIVDRYDESKED
- a CDS encoding MarR family winged helix-turn-helix transcriptional regulator; the encoded protein is MESNKDKIENIDLILKSTWLAVSRMYSEKAQEHDSTTVQALTLLKIDPKNGTRSTNLGPKMAIEPTSLTRIIKLLEDNGYIYKDKSSVDKREVIIKLTEKGLESRNLSKAMVLNFNKLILERISPEKLEVFKEVTNDIVKIANELNRKK
- a CDS encoding peptidylprolyl isomerase, which encodes MNIEKEFYNALPEGVYAKMETSKGSMIIQFNDKESPVTVANFVGLAQGTIENKAKKKGEPYYDGIIFHRVIKDFMIQGGDPTGTGMGDPGYKFDDEKNDLKHEGKGYLSMANSGPNTNGSQFFITEVATPWLDGRHTVFGKVIQGLEVIDAIANVEKGAQDKPKQDVVIQKVEVFTKGDSYKNYDAAKIFNEGKSKIQERNKAYIAKKEAEAAKKLEELKAGMTATASGLLYKITKSTEGKAPKAGDMVAVHYAGRLTNGQEFDNSFKRGEPIEFPVGTGRVIKGWDEGIMLLKEGEQATLLIPSNLAYGERGAGGVIPPNAWLLFDVELVKVK
- a CDS encoding 3-oxoacyl-ACP synthase III family protein, with protein sequence MPNTVIIGSGSCVPSNIIKGSDFLDSIFFDDNKELIDKPVQEVIDKFVEITEIEERRYSNLEEYNSDLGLKASLEALEDAGIDKEELDYIIYASNFGEVSNSGVSDFMPSMSARLKNKLGIKNLSCINYDMIFGCPGWVEAMILADSLIKAGRAKYILVVGGDTLSKVTDPYDRNKMIFADGAGAVVVKADESKDKGIIADSTLCFNGEELSYLENSSSLNPNVPQDKNYIRMRGRKIYEFALKYVPDAIKSTIDKAGLSIQDIDKILIHQANAKMDHAIISRLHRLYGMKTYDEAIAPMTIQKFGNSSVATVPTMYNLIKKGKLGNHQFKQGGYIVFASVGAGMNINAILYKMD